A single window of Vibrio sp. SCSIO 43137 DNA harbors:
- the ihfB gene encoding integration host factor subunit beta produces MTKSELIERLCAEQTHLSAKEIEDAVKDILEHMASTLEGGDRIEIRGFGSFSLHYREPRVGRNPKTGEKVELDGKYVPHFKPGKELRERVDFH; encoded by the coding sequence ATGACTAAGTCTGAATTAATAGAAAGACTCTGTGCCGAGCAAACTCACCTTTCAGCAAAAGAGATCGAAGATGCTGTAAAAGATATTTTAGAGCATATGGCATCTACCTTAGAGGGTGGAGACCGAATTGAAATTCGTGGTTTTGGTAGCTTCTCATTACATTATCGCGAGCCTAGGGTTGGACGTAATCCTAAAACAGGTGAAAAGGTTGAACTTGATGGAAAATATGTTCCTCATTTCAAACCGGGTAAAGAGCTGCGTGAACGCGTAGATTTTCACTAA
- the rpsA gene encoding 30S ribosomal protein S1 has translation MTESFAQLFEESLNELEFRPGTIVKGTVVAIENGFVLVDAGLKSESAIPAEQFKNAAGELEVEIGSAIDVALDAVEDGFGETQLSREKAKRHEAWIVLEKAYEEAETVVGIINGKVKGGFTVELNGIRAFLPGSLVDVRPIRDTTHLENKELEFKVIKLDQKRNNVVVSRRAVIESENSVERDELLETLQEGSEVKGIVKNLTDYGAFVDLGGVDGLLHITDMAWKRVKHPSEIVNVGDEILVKVLKFDRERTRVSLGLKQLGEDPWVAIAKRYPEGHKLTGRVTNLTDYGCFVEIEEGVEGLVHVSEMDWTNKNIHPSKVVNVGDEAEVMVLEIDEERRRISLGLKQCKANPWQSFAEAQAKGDKVTGKIKSITDFGIFIGLEGGIDGLVHLSDISWNVPGEEAVREYKKGDEISAVVLAVDAERERISLGVKQMENDPFNAFVADNKKGALVNGTVTAVDAKGATIEIVEGVEGYIRASEVSRDRVEDASLILSVGDSVEAKFTGVDRKNRVINLSVKAKDEAEEQEAMASLNKQDEGAFTNAMADAFKAAKGE, from the coding sequence ATGACTGAATCTTTCGCTCAACTCTTTGAAGAGTCTCTAAACGAACTAGAATTCCGCCCTGGTACTATTGTTAAAGGTACTGTTGTTGCAATCGAGAACGGTTTTGTTCTTGTTGACGCTGGCCTTAAGTCTGAGTCTGCTATCCCTGCTGAACAATTCAAGAACGCTGCCGGCGAACTTGAAGTTGAAATCGGTTCTGCAATCGACGTAGCTCTAGACGCAGTAGAAGACGGCTTTGGTGAAACTCAACTTTCTCGTGAGAAAGCTAAGCGTCACGAAGCTTGGATCGTTCTTGAGAAAGCATACGAAGAAGCTGAAACTGTTGTTGGTATCATCAACGGTAAAGTTAAAGGTGGTTTCACTGTAGAACTAAACGGTATCCGTGCGTTCCTACCTGGTTCACTTGTTGACGTTCGCCCAATCCGCGACACAACTCACCTAGAGAACAAAGAGCTAGAGTTCAAAGTAATCAAGCTAGACCAGAAGCGCAACAACGTTGTTGTTTCTCGCCGTGCTGTTATCGAATCTGAAAACAGTGTTGAGCGTGATGAGCTTCTTGAAACTCTGCAAGAAGGCAGCGAAGTTAAAGGTATCGTTAAGAACCTTACTGACTACGGTGCATTCGTTGACCTTGGTGGTGTTGACGGTCTTCTTCACATCACAGATATGGCTTGGAAGCGTGTTAAGCACCCATCTGAGATCGTAAACGTAGGTGACGAGATTCTAGTTAAAGTTCTTAAGTTCGATCGTGAGCGCACTCGCGTATCACTAGGTCTTAAGCAGCTAGGTGAAGATCCATGGGTAGCAATCGCTAAGCGTTACCCAGAAGGTCACAAGCTGACTGGTCGTGTAACTAACCTGACTGACTACGGCTGCTTCGTTGAAATCGAAGAAGGCGTTGAAGGTCTTGTACACGTTTCAGAAATGGACTGGACTAACAAGAACATCCACCCATCTAAAGTGGTTAACGTTGGCGACGAAGCTGAAGTTATGGTTCTTGAAATCGACGAAGAGCGTCGTCGTATTTCTCTGGGTCTTAAGCAGTGTAAAGCTAACCCATGGCAGTCATTCGCTGAAGCACAAGCTAAAGGCGACAAAGTTACTGGTAAGATCAAGTCTATCACTGACTTTGGTATCTTTATCGGTCTTGAAGGTGGCATCGACGGTCTTGTACACCTGTCTGATATCTCTTGGAACGTTCCAGGTGAAGAAGCAGTACGTGAATACAAGAAAGGCGATGAAATCTCAGCTGTTGTTCTTGCTGTTGATGCAGAGCGTGAGCGTATTTCTCTTGGCGTTAAGCAAATGGAAAACGACCCGTTCAATGCATTCGTAGCGGATAACAAAAAAGGTGCTCTAGTTAACGGTACTGTAACTGCAGTAGACGCAAAAGGTGCTACAATTGAAATTGTAGAGGGCGTTGAAGGTTACATCCGTGCTTCTGAAGTATCACGTGACCGTGTTGAAGATGCATCTCTAATCCTGAGCGTTGGCGATAGCGTTGAAGCGAAGTTCACCGGTGTTGACCGTAAGAACCGCGTAATCAACCTTTCTGTTAAAGCGAAGGATGAAGCTGAAGAGCAAGAAGCAATGGCATCACTGAACAAGCAAGATGAAGGCGCGTTCACAAATGCTATGGCTGACGCATTCAAGGCTGCTAAAGGCGAATAA